The proteins below come from a single Balaenoptera acutorostrata chromosome 2, mBalAcu1.1, whole genome shotgun sequence genomic window:
- the EEF2 gene encoding elongation factor 2 — protein sequence MVNFTVDQIRAIMDKKANIRNMSVIAHVDHGKSTLTDSLVCKAGIIASARAGETRFTDTRKDEQERCITIKSTAISLFYELSENDLNFIKQSKDGSGFLINLIDSPGHVDFSSEVTAALRVTDGALVVVDCVSGVCVQTETVLRQAIAERIKPVLMMNKMDRALLELQLEPEELYQTFQRIVENVNVIISTYGEGESGPMGNIMIDPVLGTVGFGSGLHGWAFTLKQFAEMYVAKFAAKGEGQLGPAERAKKVEDMMKKLWGDRYFDPANGKFSKSANSPDGKKLPRTFCQLILDPIFKVFDAIMNFKKEETAKLIEKLDIKLDSEDKDKEGKPLLKAVMRRWLPAGDALLQMITIHLPSPVTAQKYRCELLYEGPPDDEAAMGIKSCDPKGPLMMYISKMVPTSDKGRFYAFGRVFSGLVSTGLKVRIMGPNYTPGKKEDLYLKPIQRTILMMGRYVEPIEDVPCGNIVGLVGVDQFLVKTGTITTFEHAHNMRVMKFSVSPVVRVAVEAKNPADLPKLVEGLKRLAKSDPMVQCIIEESGEHIIAGAGELHLEICLKDLEEDHACIPIKKSDPVVSYRETVSEESNVLCLSKSPNKHNRLYMKARPFPDGLAEDIDKGEVSSRQELKQRARYLAEKYEWDVAEARKIWCFGPDGTGPNILTDITKGVQYLNEIKDSVVAGFQWATKEGALCEENMRGVRFDVHDVTLHADAIHRGGGQIIPTARRCLYASVLTAQPRLMEPIYLVEIQCPEQVVGGIYGVLNRKRGHVFEETQVAGTPMFVVKAYLPVNESFGFTADLRSNTGGQAFPQCVFDHWQILPGDPFDSTSRPSQVVAETRKRKGLKEGIPALDNFLDKL from the exons ATG gtGAACTTCACAGTAGACCAGATCCGGGCCATCATGGACAAGAAGGCCAACATCCGAAATATGTCCGTCATCGCCCACGTGGACCATGGCAAGTCCACTCTGACGGACTCCCTGGTGTGCAAGGCGGGTATCATCGCCTCCGCCCGGGCTGGGGAGACCCGCTTCACTGACACCCGGAAGGACGAGCAGGAGCGTTGCATCACCATCAAGTCGAC GGCCATTTCCCTCTTCTACGAGCTCTCAGAGAATGACTTGAACTTCATCAAGCAGAGCAAGGATGGCTCTGGCTTCCTCATCAACCTCATTGACTCCCCTGGGCACGTGGACTTCTCCTCAGAGGTGACAGCCGCCCTCCGTGTCACTGATGGTGCCTTGGTGGTGGTGGACTGCGTGTCGG GCGTGTGCGTGCAGACAGAGACGGTGCTGCGCCAGGCCATTGCCGAGCGCATCAAGCCTGTGCTGATGATGAACAAGATGGACCGGGCGCTGCTTGAGCTGCAGCTGGAGCCCGAGGAGCTCTACCAGACCTTTCAGCGCATCGTGGAGAATGTCAACGTCATCATCTCCACCTACGGGGAGGGCGAGAGCGGCCCCATGGGCAACATCATG ATCGACCCCGTTCTCGGTACTGTTGGCTTCGGGTCTGGTCTCCACGGCTGGGCCTTCACTCTGAAGCAGTTTGCGGAGATGTATGTGGCCAAGTTTGCCGCCAAGGGCGAGGGCCAGCTGGGGCCTGCCGAGCGGGCCAAGAAGGTGGAGGACATGATGAAGAAGCTGTGGGGAGACCG GTACTTTGATCCAGCCAACGGCAAATTCAGCAAGTCAGCCAACAGCCCAGATGGCAAGAAGCTTCCGCGGACATTCTGCCAGCTCATCCTGGACCCCATCTTCAAG GTGTTTGATGCAATCATGAATTTCAAGAAAGAGGAGACTGCAAAACTAATTGAAAAACTAGACATCAAGTTGGACAGTGAAGATAAGGACAAAGAAGGCAAACCACTTCTGAAG GCAGTGATGCGCCGCTGGCTACCTGCCGGGGATGCCCTGCTGCAGATGATTACCATCCACCTGCCCTCTCCTGTGACGGCCCAGAAGTACCGCTGTGAGCTCCTGTACGAGGGGCCCCCAGACGACGAGGCCGCCATGG gCATTAAAAGCTGTGACCCCAAAGGCCCTCTTATGATGTACATTTCCAAAATGGTGCCGACCTCTGACAAAGGTCGGTTCTATGCCTTCGGCCGGGTCTTCTCAGGGCTGGTGTCCACCGGCCTGAAGGTCAGGATCATGGGGCCCAACTACACGCCCGGGAAGAAGGAAGACCTATACCTGAAGCCAATCCAGAG GACAATCCTGATGATGGGCCGCTACGTCGAGCCCATTGAGGACGTGCCTTGTGGCAACATCGTGGGCCTGGTGGGCGTGGACCAGTTCCTGGTGAAGACAGGCACCATCACCACCTTCGAGCATGCCCACAACATGCGGGTGATGAAGTTCAGCGTGAGCCCTGTCGTCAGGGTGGCTGTGGAGGCCAAGAACCCGGCCGACCTGCCCAAGCTGGTGGAAGGCCTGAAGCGGCTGGCCAAGTCGGACCCCATGGTGCAG TGCATCATTGAGGAGTCCGGGGAGCACATTATCGCGGGTGCCGGGGAGCTGCACCTGGAGATCTGCCTCAAGGACCTGGAGGAGGACCATGCCTGCATTCCCATCAAG AAATCCGACCCAGTCGTCTCGTACCGAGAGACCGTCAGTGAGGAGTCTAACGTGCTCTGCTTGTCCAAGTCCCCCAACAAGCACAACAGGCTGTACATGAAGGCACGGCCCTTCCCCGACGGCCTGGCCGAGGACATCGACAAGGGCGAGGTGTCTTCCCGCCAGGAGCTCAAGCAGCGGGCCCGCTACCTAGCCGAGAAGTACGAGTGGGATGTGGCCGAGGCCCGCAAGATCTGGTGCTTTGGCCCTGATGGCACCGGCCCCAACATCCTCACTGACATCACCAAGGGCGTGCAGTACCTCAACGAGATCAAGGACAGCGTGGTGGCCGGCTTTCAGTGGGCCACCAAGGAG GGGGCGCTGTGTGAGGAGAACATGCGGGGCGTGCGCTTTGACGTCCATGACGTGACACTGCATGCGGACGCCATTCACCGCGGAGGCGGCCAGATCATCCCCACGGCCCGGCGCTGCCTGTACGCCAGCGTGCTGACCGCCCAGCCCCGGCTCATGGAGCCCATCTACCTTGTGGAGATCCAG TGTCCGGAGCAAGTGGTTGGTGGTATCTACGGTGTCCTAAACAGGAAGCGGGGCCACGTCTTTGAGGAGACCCAGGTGGCCGGCACCCCCATGTTTGTTGTGAAGGCCTACCTGCCTGTCAATGAGTCCTTTG GCTTCACCGCTGACCTGAGGTCCAACACGGGCGGCCAGGCCTTTCCCCAGTGTGTGTTCGACCACTGGCAGATCCTGCCCGGTGACCCCTTCGACAGCACCAGCCGCCCCAGCCAGGTGGTGGCAGAGACGCGCAAGCGCAAAGGCCTGAAGGAAGGCATCCCGGCCCTGGACAACTTCCTGGACAAGTTGTAG